Proteins from one Triticum aestivum cultivar Chinese Spring chromosome 7A, IWGSC CS RefSeq v2.1, whole genome shotgun sequence genomic window:
- the LOC123151868 gene encoding proline-rich receptor-like protein kinase PERK10, protein MALAARLRSLVLLVSHGRPQLSSFFSSSAAARSVPPPIPGADTPPAAAAVQTPAPPDRPRTKQEETVVHPLPGVPRPPPRPPQAVKDVAGKVYPNAPEDPSSAHPTPDQGSSSTLEPVFHIFEDPRHRLVDPPGRPPLPAVKSAAGKAYLDAPEDPTTHPAPNTGSCNASEPVSAGIFEDPRHPVPDPSARGRSAMTDGDEPAQCTEEHPKYPVPDSSTDEGPVEEHPAYATPGYGSCSTPKPVPEKPPSGTYEDVKQRDVDPPRPAREGVGHQVPDPPGRGSSALPEARAVHPGPSEIPSPGQFQVTTSFRLKS, encoded by the exons ATGGCGCTTGCTGCCCGTCTGCGCTCCCTGGTGCTGCTCGTGTCGCACGGGAGGCCACAGCTGAGCTcattcttctcctcctccgccgccgccagaagCGTGCCGCCGCCCATCCCAGGAGCTGATACTCCTCCGGCCGCTGCAGCCGTCCAGACCCCAG CTCCGCCGGATCGTCCACGCACCAAGCAGGAAGAGACTGTTGTTCACCCACTCCCTGGGGTGCCACGCCCACCCCCACGCCCACCTCAGGCCGTTAAAGATGTAGCCGGCAAGGTTTATCCGAACGCCCCAGAAGATCCTAGTAGTGCACACCCAACTCCTGATCAGGGTTCATCTAGCACACTTGAACCTGTATTTCACATCTTTGAAGATCCTCGACACCGGCTTGTTGATCCACCGGGTCGACCTCCACTTCCAGCCGTTAAAAGTGCAGCCGGCAAGGCTTATCTGGACGCCCCCGAAGATCCCACCACACACCCAGCTCCTAATACTGGTTCATGTAACGCATCTGAACCTGTATCTGCTGGCATCTTCGAAGATCCTCGACACCCAGTTCCTGATCCATCAGCTAGGGGGCGTAGCGCCATGACCGACGGCGACGAGCCTGCGCAGTGCACCGAGGAGCATCCTAAGTACCCAGTTCCCGACAGTTCAACTGACGAGGGCCCTGTTGAGGAACATCCTGCTTACGCTACTCCTGGTTACGGTTCATGTAGCACACCTAAGCCTGTGCCTGAGAAACCTCCCTCCGGCACCTACGAAGATGTTAAGCAGCGGGATGTTGATCCACCACGCCCCGCGCGCGAAGGCGTTGGACACCAAGTTCCTGATCCGCCAGGTAGGGGGAGTAGCGCTTTGCCCGAGGCCAGAGCAGTGCACCCAGGGCCCTCCGAAATACCCAGCCCTGGGCAGTTCCAAGTGACGACATCCTTCAGACTGAAGTCATAG